Proteins from one Bradyrhizobium roseum genomic window:
- the hemJ gene encoding protoporphyrinogen oxidase HemJ, whose amino-acid sequence MYEWITISAYPWIKALHVIAVIAWMAGMLYLPRLFVYHCEAEVGSKQSETFKVMEWRLLKAIINPAMVITWLAGLYLAWAGHWYASGWFHAKLTLVLILSGVHGFFSRLVKDFAADRNTKSQKFYRIINEVPTLLMIVIVILVIVKPF is encoded by the coding sequence ATGTACGAGTGGATCACGATATCAGCGTATCCGTGGATCAAGGCGCTGCATGTGATTGCGGTGATCGCCTGGATGGCCGGCATGCTCTATTTGCCGCGGCTGTTCGTCTATCACTGCGAGGCCGAGGTCGGATCGAAGCAGTCCGAGACCTTCAAGGTGATGGAATGGCGACTGCTGAAGGCAATCATCAACCCGGCGATGGTCATCACCTGGCTGGCCGGGTTGTATCTGGCTTGGGCCGGGCATTGGTACGCTTCCGGCTGGTTTCATGCCAAGCTGACGCTGGTGCTGATCCTGTCGGGCGTCCACGGCTTTTTTTCACGTTTGGTCAAGGATTTTGCCGCCGACCGGAATACCAAGAGTCAGAAATTCTATCGTATTATCAATGAGGTGCCTACCCTCCTGATGATAGTCATCGTGATCCTGGTGATTGTGAAACCGTTCTAG